In Exiguobacterium sibiricum 7-3, a genomic segment contains:
- a CDS encoding putative DNA-binding protein, which yields MTLDKTNRMNYLIDFYQELLTPKQRNYMSLYYLDDFSLGEIADEFEVSRQAVYDNIKRTEAMLEQYEERLGLFAKYEQRKLLLDQLKQLDLPSEAHVTITALEQLE from the coding sequence ATGACACTTGATAAGACGAACCGGATGAATTATCTGATTGACTTTTATCAGGAGCTTTTGACGCCGAAACAGCGGAATTATATGTCACTCTATTATTTAGATGACTTTTCGTTAGGTGAAATCGCCGATGAGTTTGAAGTCAGCCGACAAGCAGTCTACGACAACATAAAACGTACGGAAGCGATGCTTGAACAATATGAAGAACGACTGGGCTTGTTCGCAAAGTATGAACAGCGAAAGTTACTCCTTGATCAGTTGAAGCAACTAGACCTTCCGAGCGAAGCTCACGTGACCATTACGGCACTCGAGCAATTAGAGTAG
- the rimM gene encoding ribosome maturation factor RimM (Essential for efficient processing of 16S rRNA), whose translation MEWLEVAKIANTHGLKGELKLLASTDFPEQRFKVGNDVFLESNGTYTPFTISSYRKHKQFIMVTFKGMQHINDVEKYKGSKLYVQPEALQELGEHEFYYHEIIGCTVFDGENEIGVVSDILETGANDVWTIKRPGKKDVLIPYIEQVVASIDVEAKRIQITPLPGLIEG comes from the coding sequence ATGGAATGGTTGGAAGTCGCAAAAATCGCCAACACGCACGGCTTGAAAGGCGAATTGAAACTACTGGCAAGCACAGATTTTCCGGAACAGCGCTTTAAAGTCGGCAACGATGTATTTTTAGAATCGAACGGAACATACACACCGTTTACGATCAGCAGTTACCGGAAACACAAACAGTTCATCATGGTGACATTCAAAGGAATGCAACACATCAATGATGTCGAGAAATATAAAGGCTCGAAGCTGTATGTTCAGCCGGAAGCCTTACAGGAGCTCGGGGAACATGAATTTTATTATCATGAAATCATCGGCTGTACGGTCTTCGACGGTGAAAACGAAATCGGTGTCGTCTCTGATATTTTAGAAACGGGAGCGAATGATGTTTGGACAATCAAACGTCCCGGTAAAAAGGATGTTCTGATTCCCTATATCGAACAAGTCGTCGCCTCGATCGATGTCGAAGCAAAACGGATTCAAATTACACCGTTACCGGGTTTGATCGAAGGATGA
- the trmD gene encoding tRNA (guanosine(37)-N1)-methyltransferase TrmD → MKITVMTLFPEMFTALNHSIVARAQEEKRIELNYVNFRDYSTNRHGRVDDSPYGGGAGMLLTPQPIFDAIAALPEANRRIIALTPTGRRFDQRIAEEWSTETELVFLCGHYEGFDQRIHDELVTDEVSLGDFVLTGGELAAMTMIDATVRLLPDVLGKAASHEDDSFSTGLLEYPHYTRPADFRGLVVPDVLLSGNHARIETWRREQALKRTLERRPDLLEQADLSETDRRYLQSISGLSND, encoded by the coding sequence ATGAAGATTACGGTCATGACATTGTTTCCGGAGATGTTCACAGCGCTCAATCACTCGATTGTCGCCCGTGCCCAGGAAGAAAAGCGGATCGAACTGAACTATGTCAATTTCCGAGACTATTCAACGAATCGTCATGGGCGTGTCGATGATTCTCCATACGGTGGCGGGGCCGGAATGTTATTGACTCCCCAACCGATTTTTGACGCGATTGCGGCGTTACCAGAAGCAAACCGGCGAATCATTGCCCTAACACCGACGGGGCGCCGATTTGATCAACGTATTGCGGAGGAATGGTCAACCGAAACAGAACTCGTCTTTCTATGCGGTCACTATGAAGGATTCGATCAACGGATTCATGATGAACTGGTGACAGATGAAGTGTCGCTTGGAGACTTTGTTCTGACCGGTGGCGAGCTTGCAGCCATGACGATGATTGATGCGACCGTCCGCCTGTTGCCGGATGTTCTCGGAAAAGCTGCCAGTCATGAAGACGACTCGTTTTCGACCGGATTGCTCGAATATCCGCATTATACGCGTCCTGCCGATTTTCGGGGGTTAGTGGTTCCAGATGTTTTATTGTCCGGCAACCATGCCCGGATCGAGACATGGCGCCGCGAACAGGCATTGAAGCGGACGCTTGAACGGCGACCGGATTTACTTGAGCAGGCCGATTTGTCCGAGACCGACCGTCGTTACTTGCAATCAATTTCAGGATTGTCAAACGACTGA
- the rpsP gene encoding 30S ribosomal protein S16, producing MAVKIRLKRMGANKSPFYRVVVADSRAPRDGRFIEQIGYYNPVAKPEAEVKLNEELALKWLAEGAKPSDTVRNLFSKAGIMEKFHNAKLAK from the coding sequence ATGGCAGTTAAAATTCGTCTTAAGCGCATGGGCGCAAACAAATCACCTTTCTACCGTGTGGTAGTAGCAGACTCACGTGCACCACGTGATGGTCGTTTCATCGAGCAAATCGGATACTACAACCCGGTTGCTAAACCAGAAGCAGAAGTAAAACTTAACGAAGAGCTTGCTCTTAAATGGCTCGCTGAAGGTGCTAAACCTTCAGACACAGTTCGTAACCTCTTCTCAAAAGCTGGTATCATGGAGAAATTCCACAACGCGAAACTCGCGAAGTAA
- the ftsY gene encoding signal recognition particle-docking protein FtsY — protein sequence MSFFKKLKDRLTTSTQEVTSKFTEGLTKTRDGLANAVNDLVYRFREVDEDFFEELEEVLIQADVGVTTTMDLVEKLKVEVKRKNVKDTKEVRDVLVEVVANMLVEEEESELDLSHELNVILFVGVNGVGKTTTIGKLANRLKNEGKTVMLAAGDTFRAGAIDQLQVWGERSGVPVIRQGEGSDPAAVIYDAVQAAKARKVDVLICDTAGRLQNKVNLMNELEKVKRVIEREIPGAPHEVLLALDATTGQNAMVQAKAFKQATDVSGIVLTKLDGTAKGGIVLAIKNELDLPVKFVGLGEKIDDLQPFDAEQFVYGLFGDVFEEKETVEEAREED from the coding sequence ATGAGTTTCTTTAAAAAATTAAAAGATCGTCTGACGACATCCACGCAAGAAGTGACGTCGAAGTTTACGGAAGGCTTGACGAAAACACGGGACGGATTGGCGAATGCCGTCAACGATCTCGTCTACCGTTTCCGGGAAGTCGACGAAGATTTTTTCGAAGAGTTGGAAGAAGTACTGATTCAGGCCGATGTCGGTGTCACGACGACGATGGATCTCGTTGAAAAGTTAAAAGTCGAGGTCAAACGTAAAAACGTCAAGGATACAAAGGAAGTGCGTGACGTACTGGTCGAAGTCGTCGCCAACATGTTGGTAGAAGAGGAAGAATCGGAACTAGATCTCAGTCACGAACTCAATGTCATCTTATTTGTCGGTGTCAACGGCGTCGGGAAAACGACGACGATCGGTAAATTGGCGAACCGTCTGAAGAACGAAGGTAAAACGGTCATGCTCGCAGCCGGAGATACGTTCCGGGCCGGCGCCATCGATCAACTTCAAGTCTGGGGTGAACGTTCCGGTGTGCCGGTCATTCGCCAAGGTGAAGGGTCGGACCCGGCAGCGGTCATCTATGATGCGGTTCAAGCCGCTAAAGCACGAAAAGTCGACGTCCTGATTTGCGATACAGCCGGTCGACTGCAAAACAAAGTCAATTTAATGAATGAACTCGAAAAAGTAAAGCGTGTCATCGAACGGGAAATTCCGGGGGCGCCACACGAAGTATTGCTCGCCCTTGACGCAACGACCGGTCAAAATGCGATGGTTCAAGCAAAAGCCTTTAAACAAGCCACGGATGTCAGCGGGATCGTTTTGACGAAGCTCGACGGAACAGCGAAAGGCGGAATTGTCCTTGCGATTAAGAATGAGTTGGATTTGCCGGTGAAATTCGTTGGTCTCGGTGAAAAAATCGATGACTTACAACCGTTTGATGCCGAACAATTCGTCTATGGATTATTCGGAGATGTCTTTGAAGAAAAAGAAACCGTCGAAGAAGCCCGAGAAGAGGACTGA
- the ffh gene encoding signal recognition particle protein has protein sequence MAFEGLSERLQASLAKMRGKGKISEADVKEMMREVRLALLEADVNFKVVKQFVNDVKERAVGQDVMTSLTPGQQVVKIVHDELTKLMGSEVSPLTLSNRPPTVIMMTGLQGAGKTTTVGKLANHLRKKQNRSPLLVAADIYRPAAIKQLETLGKQLELPVFSMGDQVSPQEIVTNALDYAKEHHHDIVLIDTAGRLHIDEDLMQELVDVKEIAKPNEIFLVVDSMTGQDAVNVAESFNEKLGVTGVILTKLDGDTRGGAALSIKAVTGAPIKFVGLGEKLDAIEPFYPERMASRILGMGDMLTLIEKAESQMDATRAKELEGKMRDASFTFDDFIEQLQQVKQMGPLDELLGMIPGAGKGKMKGLKNAQIDEKQLVYVEAIIQSMTKRERTEPEILNASRRKRIARGSGRSIQEVNRLIKQFEDMRKMMKQFSGQMGKGKKKGGFGLPFF, from the coding sequence ATGGCATTCGAAGGATTATCGGAACGGCTTCAAGCCAGTCTCGCTAAAATGCGGGGTAAAGGTAAGATTTCTGAAGCGGACGTAAAAGAAATGATGCGTGAGGTTCGCCTTGCGTTATTAGAAGCTGACGTCAACTTCAAAGTCGTCAAACAATTCGTAAATGATGTGAAAGAACGTGCAGTCGGGCAAGATGTCATGACGTCTCTCACGCCAGGTCAGCAAGTCGTCAAAATCGTCCATGACGAATTGACGAAACTGATGGGGTCAGAAGTTTCTCCATTGACGTTATCGAACCGTCCGCCAACCGTCATCATGATGACCGGTTTGCAAGGGGCAGGTAAGACGACGACAGTCGGAAAACTTGCGAATCATTTACGGAAGAAACAAAATCGCAGTCCACTGCTCGTTGCAGCGGATATTTATCGACCGGCTGCGATCAAACAGCTCGAGACGTTAGGGAAACAACTCGAACTGCCTGTTTTCTCAATGGGAGATCAGGTCAGTCCACAAGAGATTGTCACTAATGCCCTCGACTATGCAAAAGAGCATCACCACGATATCGTGTTGATCGATACGGCGGGACGCTTACATATCGACGAGGACCTCATGCAGGAACTGGTTGATGTGAAAGAAATCGCCAAACCGAATGAAATCTTCCTTGTCGTCGATTCGATGACGGGTCAGGATGCCGTCAATGTTGCTGAAAGCTTTAATGAAAAGCTTGGTGTGACAGGTGTCATCTTGACGAAGCTCGACGGGGATACTCGAGGCGGAGCAGCACTCTCCATCAAGGCAGTCACCGGAGCACCGATTAAATTCGTCGGTCTTGGAGAGAAGCTGGACGCAATCGAGCCATTCTATCCGGAGCGGATGGCGTCACGGATTCTCGGCATGGGAGATATGCTGACGCTGATTGAAAAAGCGGAGTCTCAAATGGACGCGACACGTGCCAAAGAGCTCGAAGGCAAAATGCGCGATGCATCGTTCACGTTTGACGATTTCATCGAGCAGTTACAGCAAGTGAAACAGATGGGTCCTTTGGATGAGTTGTTAGGAATGATTCCGGGTGCCGGTAAAGGAAAGATGAAGGGTCTGAAAAATGCCCAAATCGATGAGAAGCAACTTGTTTATGTCGAAGCGATTATTCAATCGATGACAAAACGAGAGCGGACTGAACCGGAAATTCTCAATGCGAGTCGTCGGAAACGGATTGCGCGCGGCAGTGGTCGTAGCATTCAAGAAGTGAACCGATTGATCAAGCAATTTGAAGACATGCGGAAGATGATGAAACAATTCTCCGGCCAAATGGGCAAAGGGAAAAAGAAAGGCGGCTTTGGCCTCCCATTCTTCTAA